A window of Pelomonas sp. SE-A7 genomic DNA:
ACATGGTCGGCGCCGAACAGTTCACGCCCTTCATGCGCATGGTGCTGCTGCAGAGCATCGACCACCACTGGCGCGAGCACCTGGCTTCGCTGGACTACCTGCGCCAGGGCATCCACCTGCGTGGCTACGCCCAGAAGAACCCCAAGCAGGAATACAAGCGCGAGGCCTTCGAGCTGTTCTCGCAGCTGCTGGACCAGGTGAAGATGGAAGTCACGCGCACGCTGATGAACGTGCGCATCCAGAGCCAGGACGAAGCCGCCCAGGCCGCCGCCGCCATCGAGCAGCAGGCCGAGAACGTCAGCAACGTGACCTACACGCACCCGAACGAGGATGGCTCGGTCTCCGAAGACAAGGAGATGGACGCCAGCCAGTTCATCGGCGTGGGCCGCAACGACCCCTGCCCTTGCGGCAGCGGCAAGAAGTTCAAGGCCTGCCACGGCAAGCTGGCCTGACCGGCCGCCGGCATTTCGAAAGGGCTCCTTCAAGGAGCCCTTTTCATTTCCTGCTGCCTACAATTCGCGCCATCCCCGTCCCTGCTGCGCCCTGCGCGACCATCATGCCCGTCAATCTTGTCGCCCCCGATCCTGCCTCCCTGCATCCTGTGCCCGGTGTCCGCCTGGGCGTCACCATGGCCGGCGTGCGCAAGGCCAACCGGCGCGACCTGAGCGTCATCGAGCTGGCCGAGGGCTCGGCCGTGGCCGGCGTGTTCACCAAGAACCGCTTCTGCGCCGCGCCGGTGCAGGTCTGCCGCGAGCACCTGGACGCCAGCCACAGCATCCGCGCCATCGTCATCAACACCGGCAATGCCAACGCCGGCACCGGCGCCGACGGCCTGACCCGCGCCCGCCAGACCTGTGCCGCCGCCGCCGAGCTGATGGGCCTGCAGGCCAGCCAGGTCCTGCCCTTCTCCACCGGCGTGATCATGGAGACCTTGCCGGTCGATCGCATCGTCGCCGGCCTGCCCGCGGCCATCGCCGCACTGCGCGCCAATGCCTGGGACGAGGCCGCTGCCGGCATCATGACCACGGACACGCTGCCCAAGGCCGCCTCGCGCCAGGTCAGCATCGGTGGCCAGACGGTCACCATCACCGGCGTCAGCAAGGGCGCCGGCATGATCCGGCCCAATATGGCGACCATGCTGGGCTTCGTAGCCACCGACGCCAACATCAACCCCGACCTGCTGCAAGGCCTGGTGCGCGATGCGGCCGATGCCTCTTTCAACCGCATCACCATCGACGGCGACACCTCGACCAACGACAGCTTCCTGCTGATCGCCACCAACCAGGCCAAGCATGGCCGCATCGAGTCGCTGGCGTCCAGCGAAGGCCAGATGCTGCGCGACGCCGTGATCGCCGTGTCGCAGCAACTGGCCCAGGCCATCGTGCGCGACGGCGAAGGCGCGACCAAGTTCATCACCATCCAGATCGAAGGTGGCCGCGACGAAGCCGAGTGCCAGCTGGCGGCCTACGCCATTGCCCACTCGCCCCTGGTCAAGACCGCCTTCTTCGCCAGCGACCCGAACCTGGGCCGCATCCTGGCCGCGGTGGGCTATGCCGGCATCGCCGACCTGGACCAGACCCTGATCGAGCTCTTCCTCGACGACGTCCACGTGGTCCGCGCCGGCGGCCGTCACCCCGACTACCGCGAGGAAGACGGCCAGCGCGTGATGAAGCGGAGCGAGATCACGATCCGCGTGGGCCTGCATCGCGGCCCGGCATCAGCCACCGTCTGGACCTGCGATCTCAGCCACGAGTACGTGACGATCAACGCGGACTACCGATCCTGATCCTGTTGCCGCGCTACTTCGTGGCGCGGCACTCCGGTGGCAGCACCAACCGGGCATTGGTCAGCTCTTCGTACTCGTCGAGCGTGGGCATCTCGCCGATCTCACGGCGACGCGCGTCCACGACCTCACGGCTGCCATCCAGTGGCGCCAGGACGCGTTTGCAGTTCACGAGCTCCTGCTTGAACTGTGTTCCATACACCTGCGGCCGCCCATCGGCCATGGCCAGCCTGTCGGTGAGGTAGGCCAGCGTCAAGCCCTCGGCCTCCCCGGCTTTGACAGCTTGCTTCAGCAATTCCAGCATCTGTCGCTGGAAGTCACGGTCGGGCGAATGCTGCACGAGCATGAAGGCCGTCAGGCCTGCAGCCCTTCCGTGCCGGCTCGCTGCGGGCCAGCCGCATTGATTGACCAGCACCTTCAAGCGAGCTGTATTGGCCTTGTCCACCGCTTCGAACGCATTCTTCGTCCGTCGCGGCATCGTCGTGTCTCCAGTCTGATGCTGAGCCATACGTACGGCCTGATCAGATTGACGCATCGTCGCCAGTTCCTTTGCATAGTCATCGCACTCGGCGGCATGGCTTGGCGTGGCGGCCGCCAGCGGCAGTAGAAAAAGCATGAGCAGCTTCTTGTTCATATCCCTGTGAAAGCTAACTGACAAACGTTGCGTCCGAGCACATTCTCGCCAGCGAGATCCAACCAGCGACGCGGGGAATACCCTGGCATCGCAGGGCCGGCCTCCTAAAGCAATCTTCGCAAGCAAAAAGGCCCGCCGAAGCGGGTCTTTCATTTCCATCAAACGAACCAACAGACTCAGGGTGCGGTCGGCTTGAACATCGGCATCACATCGCGC
This region includes:
- a CDS encoding DUF6624 domain-containing protein yields the protein MNKKLLMLFLLPLAAATPSHAAECDDYAKELATMRQSDQAVRMAQHQTGDTTMPRRTKNAFEAVDKANTARLKVLVNQCGWPAASRHGRAAGLTAFMLVQHSPDRDFQRQMLELLKQAVKAGEAEGLTLAYLTDRLAMADGRPQVYGTQFKQELVNCKRVLAPLDGSREVVDARRREIGEMPTLDEYEELTNARLVLPPECRATK
- the argJ gene encoding bifunctional glutamate N-acetyltransferase/amino-acid acetyltransferase ArgJ, translating into MPVNLVAPDPASLHPVPGVRLGVTMAGVRKANRRDLSVIELAEGSAVAGVFTKNRFCAAPVQVCREHLDASHSIRAIVINTGNANAGTGADGLTRARQTCAAAAELMGLQASQVLPFSTGVIMETLPVDRIVAGLPAAIAALRANAWDEAAAGIMTTDTLPKAASRQVSIGGQTVTITGVSKGAGMIRPNMATMLGFVATDANINPDLLQGLVRDAADASFNRITIDGDTSTNDSFLLIATNQAKHGRIESLASSEGQMLRDAVIAVSQQLAQAIVRDGEGATKFITIQIEGGRDEAECQLAAYAIAHSPLVKTAFFASDPNLGRILAAVGYAGIADLDQTLIELFLDDVHVVRAGGRHPDYREEDGQRVMKRSEITIRVGLHRGPASATVWTCDLSHEYVTINADYRS